The Deltaproteobacteria bacterium nucleotide sequence TTCGTGCCGGCCTTCTTGATGCCCTGGATGATCCGGCCCGGCAACGAGCCGACGTACGTGCGCCGGTGACCGCGAATCTCGGCCTCGTCGCGGACGCCGCCGAGCGACACGCGCACGAATTCGCGCCCGATCGCGCGCGCGATCGACCGGCCGAGCGAGGTCTTGCCGACGCCGGGCGGACCGGACAGGCACAGGATGGGGCCCTTCTTGTCCGCCTTGAGCTTGCGCACCGCCATGTACTCGACGATGCGCTTTTTGACCTTGTCGAGATCGTAGTGGTCCTCGTCGAGCACCTGGCGGACCGTCGCCAGGTCGATGCGATCCTCGGTGCTCTTGGACCACGGCAACTCGACCAGCCACTCGAGGTACGTGCGCGTGACCGTGTACTCGGCCGACGACGGCTGCATGCCCTTGAGCCGGTCGAGCTGCTTGAGCGCCATCTTCTCGGCTTCCTCGGGCATCTTGGCGGCGGCGATCTTCTCGCGGAAGTCGTCGATGTCGCCGCCGGCGTCGTCGAGTTCGCCGAGTTCCTCCTTGATCGCCTTGAGCTGTTGCCGCAGCACGTACTCGCGCTGATTGCGGCCCATCTCCTCCTGGACCTGGGTGTTGATGCGCTCGCGGACCTTCAGCACCTCGAGCTGCCGCGACAGGAACTGCAGCACGGCGCGCATGCGGTCCTTGAGGTCGAACGTCTCGAGGATCTGCTGCTTCTCGGCGACCTCGAGTTCGAGGTTCGACGTGATGAGGTCCGCGAGGTGGCCGGGCTCCGTGACGCTGTCGACCAGCGCGCCCGCCTCCTTGGGCAGCTCGGGCATCAGCTTGACGACCCGCTTGGCGATGTCCTTGAGGTTCATCACCAGCGCGTCGAGTTCGACGTCGGAGGTCTGCGGGTCGGGAACCGGCTTCACCCGCGCCGTGATGAACGGCTCGGTGCTCTCGAGGCGCTCGACCTGGACGCGCGCGACCCCCTGCAGGATCACGCTGAAGTTGTCCTTGGCGAGCTTGATGACCTTCAGGATGCGGGCGGCGCAGCCGACGCCGTACAGGTCGTCCTCCCCGGGGTCTTCCGTGCGCGCGTCCTTCTGCGTGAGGATGCCGATGACCGGGCGCTCCCGCGAGATCGCGTCCTCGATGAGCCGGACCGATTTGCGGCGGCCCACGTCGATCGGAATGATGGACCCGGGGAACAGAACCGAGTTCCGCAGCGGGAGGACCGGAATGACCTCCGGGATTTCCACGGAGGATTCGCCACCGGATTTCGCAGTCTTCGTCATGTCGGGTCAACGTATTGCGCGCCCGAGCCGCCGTCAACGTCACCCGCCACGTTCGATGGGGCTTGACAGCGAGGACGGAGCGCGATAGTAATCGGTCAGACCAGTTGGTAAGACCAATGCCTCCGGTTGCCGCCGAGTCCGCCGCCCCCGCCGAGTCCGCCGCCGACGCCGTGTTCGAGGCGATCCTGGCCGGCATCGTACGCGGCGACTACCCGCCGCGATCGCGCTTGCCGGCCGAGCGCGACCTGGCGCGCCAGCTCGGCGCGAGTCGACCGACGTTGCGCGAGGCGCTCGGCCGGCTCGCCGAGTGGAACCTCGTCGAGGCGCGGCGCGGGTCCGGCGTGGTCGTGCGCGACCGCAGCGACTGGTCGATCGAGGTGCTGCCGGCATTTTTGCGCTACGGCGGCGGCTCGGTGCCGCCGCGCGAGCTGGTGCAGATGATCGACGACCTGCTGGCCCTGCGCCGCGCGCTCGTCGTCGAGGTGGTCGCGCTCGTCGCGCCGCGCGTCGACGCGGCGCGACTGGCAGCGGCGCGCGATGCCGCCGAACGCGCGTGGCGAGCGAGGGATGACGCCGCGGCGTTCGCGCGCGACGACTTTGCGCTCATCCGCGCAATCGTCGATGCGGCCGGGTTCTTGCCCGGCGTGTGGTTGATCAACCGCCTCGCCGGGGTCTACCTGGACCTCGCCCGCACCATCACCGGCGCCGCGCCGCCGCCGGACGACTATCTCGACACGGCCACATCACTGATCGACGCGCTCGCCCGCGGCGACGCGACCGGCGCCGTCGCGATCGAACGCGCCTATCTCGAACGCCACGACGCGCGCCTGCTCGCGCGCATCCGAGGAGACAGCCGATGAGCGACCTCGCCGACTACCGCCATGGCCCCGCCACCCGCCGCCTGCTGCGCTCGCTGATCGCGGTCGTGTGCCCGCCCGAAGCCGAATCGCTCGGCGTCGTCGACCAGGTCATCGACGAGAGCGAGCTGAGCATGCGGTCGATGCCGCCGGTCGTGCGCGCCATGCTGCGCGCCGGCATGACGACCTACGACCTCGCCGCGGTCGCGCGCTACGGGCGCCGCGCATCGGCGCTGCCGGCGGACGCGGCGCACGCGTGGTTCGACTGGTGGGCCCATGGGTTGCCGCTGCAACGACAGTTCGCCAAGGGCATCAAGGCGCTGCTGGCGATGAGCTACTACGAGCTGCCCGCGGTGCGCGCGACGCTCGACTACACGCCGGAGCAATGGATCGAAAAGGTCAAGCGCCGCCGGCTCGAGCAGTATCGCGACGACATCGCCGCGCACGAGCGCACCATCTTCGAACCGGACCCGATCCCGCTGCCGTCCGAGGTCGCGCGGCGCACCGAGGCGTCCGTCCAGCTCGCCGATCGCAAGGAGGCGTCCCGATGACCGCCGCCGCCGCGCCGGATCCGCGCATTCACGGCTATACGCACGCGCGCCGCCCGCCCGGCGTGTTCGGCCGCGAGGACTTCTACGGCGACACGGTCCTCGGCTGCGACGTCGTCGTCGTCGGCTCGGGCGCCGGCGGCGCGACGGCCGCCGCCGAACTCGCCGAAGCCGGCTTCGACGTGATCGTGCTCGAGGAAGGCAGCTACTACGGCACGGGCGACTTCACGCCCAACGCGCTCGACATGATCCGCAAGATGTACCGCGACGGCGGCGCGAGCGCGGCGATCGGACGGCCGCCGATCCTGTTTCAGGAGGGCCGCACCGTCGGCGGCTCGGCGGTCGTCAACGGCGGCATGTCCTGGCGCACGCCGCCGCGGGTGCTCGACCACTGGCGGCGCGAGTTCGGCCTCGACGGCGTGAGCCCGGCCGCGCTCGAGCCCTACTTCGAGCGCGTCGAGCGCCGCATCCACGTCGCCTACCAGGATCCGGAGACGATCGGCCGCGACAACCAGCTGCTCAAACAGGGCGCCGACAAACTCGGCTGGCGGATCGAGCCGAACTTGCGCAATCAACTTCATTGTGCCGGGAGCAACAACTGCGCGTTCGGCTGCCCGACCGGCGCCAAGCAATCCACGCTCGTCACGTACATCCCGCGGGCTCTCCACTTTGGCGCGCGCGTCTACTCCAACGTCCGCGTCGACCGGATCGCCCACCGCGGAAAGCGCGCGACCGGCGTCGTCGGCCACGTCGTGCGCGAGAACGGCACGCGCGGGTTCCGCGTCGTCGTGCGCGCCAAACTGGTGATCGCCGCGTGCGGCTCCATCCACACGCCGGCGCTGCTCGCGCGCAGCGGCGTCCGGTCGCCGTCCGGCCAGCTCGGCCGCAATCTGAGCATGCACCCGAACGTGAAGGTGGTCGCGCTGTTCGACGAGGAAATGCGCGGCTGGGAGGGCGTGCACCAGGCCTACCAGATCCGAGAATTCGCGCCGTACGGCATCCAGACGCTGGCCGCCGTCAACGTGCCGCCGAGCATCCTCGCGATGGGAATGCACGGCTACGGCGCCGAACTCGGCGACATCATGCGCGACTACAAGCGCTGCGTCGTCGCCGGGCTATTGTGCGAAGACAGCCGCTACGGCCACGTCAAGGTCGTGGCGGGGCGGCCGGTGGCGTTTTACGACCTCGCGCCCGCCGACTTCGACCGCATCAAGATGGGCGCGGCGCGCCTGTGCGAGCTGCTGTTCGAGGTGGGGGCCCACACGATCTACACGCCGTTTTCCGGCATGGAAGTGGTCCGCTCGTCCGACGACGCGCGGCGCATCGAGTCGGCGCCGATCCCGCGCGAGCGCACCGAGGTCGTGACCGTCCACATGATGGGCACGGCGCGCATGGGCGCTCGCCGCTCCGCGGCGGTGACCGACGAATTCGGCCGCGTCTACGACACCGAGGGCCTGTTCGTGTGCGACGCGAGCCTGTTTCCGAGCGCGGTCGGAGTCAATCCCTGCGAGACGATTCAGACCCTGTCGACCCGCAACGCGGCGCACATCATCGAGAATCGCGGGAGGTACCTGCAATGAGACACGAAGCCCCATCGGCCGGCGCCACGACCAACCGCCCGAGCGCGCGCGTCCTCGAACTCGAGCGCATGTCGCCGGCCGACCTCGAGCGCCTGTTCGTCGACGGCGCGACGCCCGACCCGGACGCCCTCGCCGGGTGGGAGTTCCGCGGCCTCAACACGCCGAGTTACTTCAAGCTGCTCGGCATCAAGAAGTTCATCAAGGGCTTCTTCCGCAAAAACGGCGACCTGTACGGCTACAACTGTCCGGTCGTGCAAAACGCGATCGACGGGCCGTGGATCGCCAAGCCGAGCGACGATCAGCCCAAGCGGTTCGGCTTCTATCGCGTCGACCGGGTCGACCCGACGGCGCGCGACAACGCCTACCTGCACGCGTTGCTGCTCGACTACGGCCGCGGCGACAACCCGCGGCTCGACCCGTCGCGCGGGCTGCGCGACTACCTCGTCCAGCCCGACCGCGACAACCCGGACCTGTACCTCGGCAAGGCGTACTACGCGGTCGGCCGGCTGCGCGTCCCGACGCGCAGCTTCTTCATCCTCGAGCGCCACCGGCCCGGCCTCGGCGACGTCGTCTACCGGTGACCGCACCGCGGCCGCTGCCGCCATGTCGCCCCCGGGTCGCCCGCCGCCTCGCTACACGTCCCGACCGCTGCCGCCGTACGCGTTCTTGCCGGGCCGCGCGCCCCACCCGACTCGCGATCCGCGCGGGCACAGCTACGGCGTCGCCGCGCGCGCCGACTACCTGCCGGCGGATCGTTGGCGCGACAACGACATGTACCTGTGGGGCATCGACCTGCTGAACGCCGGCTATCCGTGGGAGGCGCACGAGGCGTGGGAGGCGGTGTGGACCGCGTGCCGCGCCGCGGGCGACGCCGACCAGGCGGCGTTCGTCCAGGGGTTGATCCAGCTCGCCGCGGCGGAGGTGCACGAGCGCCTCGGCGAGCCCGACCGCGCCGCGCGCATCCGCGCGCGCGCCCGCGCCAAGCTCGCCGCCGCGCCCGCCGGCTACCTGGGACTCGCGTCGCGCACGCCGCCGCTGCTGCTCGCCGAGTGACCGGCCGACATCACCGATCGCGGACGAGATCCTGCGCGCGCCCGAGCACCGCGGCGGCGATGTCGTCGCGCTCGCTGCGGACGACGACGGCGATCGCGTCGCCGGTGTCGACGACCTCGACGGCGACCGACGGCAACACGGCCGGGCAGTACGGCATGAAGTCGGTCGGGTAGCCGAGCGCGGCCGCGCGCGCCATGTGGCAGGCGAGCGCCTTGCGCATCCATGCCACCGTGAGCCCCGGCACGCGCCGAAACAGCACCCGCGCGCCGCGCAGCGCGCCGCCTTCGCGGTACGGCTCGACCCGCAGGATGTCCGAGCGATGGTAGAACGGAGAGTGGCTGCGCTCGTCCGCGCCGAGGCCGGCGCAGTGGTCGCGCTCGGCCTCCTGCAGGGCGCGCGCGCGGGCTCGGTGGGCGGCGGCGATCTCTCGGTGGCGCATCGCCTCGCGGCGCTCGCGAGCGCTCGGACTGGTCAGCGCGGTCCAGCACGGGCGCAGAAGCTCGTAGCGCTCGCCGCCGGACTCCGCGACGCCCTCGAGCGGCTGGTCGAAGCAGCGCGTATCGGCGTTCGGATCCTGCTGCTCGCGCGACAGCGCGGCGGCCTCGTGCTGTTCCGCCGCGCGGTCGTGCGCGCGCGCCGCCTGGCGGTGCTCCGTCGCGCTCATCGGACGAGGAGCGAGGGCCGGGTCGCGCGGCGGCCGGCCGCAACCGGCCGCGGCGCCGACGGCCGCCGCGAGGAGGACCGTGCGAAGTGGGTGCATACAGCCGCAATGTGTGCACGATCGCGACCAACGCACAACCGCCGGCACCGCGTTCATCCACGCACGAGTTGCGCCGCGCGCCGGCCGCCGCGCACCGCGTGCGCGACCGCGGCGGCCGGCGGCCCGGACGATCGCGCGCCGCGCTCGCTCAGATCTCGACGATGCGCCACGGCGCACAGTCGAAGTGAAAGTGGTTCTTGTGGCCGGGCCACGCCGGGCCGAGCAGCACGCGGAAGACGTCGTCGCGGCCGACGAGTCGGTCGGTGAGCCGGCGCAGGAACTCGGCGTGGATCGCGTCGACGCCGCGGGTGCGGCCCCAGTGGTCGGCGACCCGCACGCGGAACGCACGGCGCAGGCGGCGGTGCGGCGCGGCGGCCCGCTCGCCGCGACCGCGCGCCGGGCCGAAGTCGAAGCCCGCGATGTCGATGCCGTTGCCGAGCGCGTGCTCCGACAGGTACGTCGGATAGCGGCGAATGCGGCGACAGTTGTACGTACCGATGTGGACGATCCGGCGCGGTGCCCGCCCGTAGACCTCGATCGCGACCTCGCGCACGATCCGCTCGAATTTCTCGAGCCGCTCGCGGAAGCCGACGTACACCCGCACCGGCTTGTGGTAGCGGATGACCGCGCCGCGATAGCGCACCATCGGCACCTTCGGGCAGATCACGCGCCCCGTCGGCGGCACGTACCGGGGCACGTCGTCGAGCCCGTAGCGGTCGTCCGCACCGCCCGCGCGCGCGTCCGCCGTCGCGCCGCCGCCGGCCGCCGCGACGGCCGGTGCCACGACCGCGATGGCCGCGACGACCGCGATGATTCCGCCGGGTGCGCGCATCGCCACGATCCGTTCAACGCGCGGCGGCGCGATTCGATTCACGGCGGCGAATTTCTGCGCCGCCGGCCGGCGCGGTACAATCTCTTCGTGCGCACGGCGGCGCTCTGTCTGGCTGCGGCGGCCTGCGCGGCCGATCCGGTCGTGATCGCGGTCACGCCGCTCGGTGCGACGCACGACACGGCGGGTCCGTACGGGGTGGACGCCGTCGTGGTCGGCGCCGCCGGCGCGCGCGTCGACCTTCGGTGGGGCACCGGCGACGGCGACCCGGCCGGGATGGCCCGCGCGCCGATGCAGGCCCGAGGCGACGACCTGTGGTTCGGCGCGATCCCGGGGCAGCCCGCCGGGACGGCCGTGTTCTACGCGGTCGAGGTCGTGCGCGACGGCGACGTCGTCGCCCGCGCGCCGGACGACGGGCTCGCGCGCGCGTTCGGCTTCCGCGTGCTGCGCCCCGACGGCGCGTGCGACGTCGACAGCGAGTGCGCGCTCGGCGCCGAGGTGTGCGCCGGCGGCCGATGCACGCCCCTGCCCGGCGTGTGCGCCGCGGACGCGGACTGCCCCGGCGGCTACGCGTGCGACGCAGCGACCGGCACGTGCGCCCTGCCCCCGCGGAGCTGCGCGACGGACGCCGACTGCCCGGCCAGCGACCGCTGCGACGCCGGCGCGTGCGTCCCGCGGCACCTGTGCGGCGACGCGGTCCCCTGCCCCGCCGGGTTTACCTGCAACCCGGCGCTGGGACGGTGTTTTTCGGAGTAGGCTGGCGGTATGGCTCTGTCGCGGCTGGTCGTCATCGAGGGCCCCGACGCGGGCGTCGAGTTCCCGATTCCCGCCCGCGGCGGCGGCATCGGCCGCGGCGACGACAACGCGATCCAGCTGTCGGACCTGTCGGTGTCGCGGTCGCACTGCACGATCGAGTTGATCGACGGCCGCCTCGCCCTCGTCGACAACAAGAGCACGAATCGCACGCTGGTCAACGGCAAGCCGATCACCGTGCACCTGCTCGAACAGGGCGACGAGATCGCAATCGGCAAGACACGGCTCGCGTTCATCCCGGGCGACGGCCCGAAATCGAAGCAGCGCACGATCAAGCCGAGCCGCGTGACGATGGAGATCGGCTCGGGCGAGCTGCTGCAGGTCGCGCGCGAGCAGGTGCTCGGACCCGACGGGCGCGCGCAGCGGCACCTCGCGGCGCTCGCGCGGCTCGGCGACGCGCTGCGCGCGGCGGGCGACCGGACGAGCGTGGCGCACGCGGCGTGCGACGTCGCCGCCGAGGCGCTCGCGGGCGACCGCGCGTTCGTGCTCGTGCGCGATGCGGCCGGCCGCATGATGCCGATCGGTTCGGCGGTGGCCGCGCGCGATCCGGACGGGACGAGCTACGACCTGGCGCCGGACGCGCTCGACAAAGTGATGTCCGAGCGCAAGGCGATCGCGCTCGAGCCGCGCGACGACGGCGGCCGCCGCGCGGTCGCCGCGCCGCTGATGTCGCGCAACGACGAGGCGCCGTTCGGCCTGCTGCTCGTCGACCGCCGGCCCGATTCGCCGCTGCCGGCGTGGGACGCGATCGACCTGATGGCGTGCGGCTGCATCGCGCAGCTCGTGTCGGCCGCGGTCGCCGGCGTCGAGGCGCGCGCCGCGCTCGCGAGCGAGAACCAGCGCGTCGTCGAGCGCTTTGGCGGGGGGTGGCACTTCATCGGCGACTCTCCGCCCGCCCGCCAGGTTCTCGAGTTCGTCGGCAAGGTCGGCCCGAGCGACGCGACGGTCCTGCTCGGCGGCGAGTCCGGCAGCGGCAAGGAGATGGTCGCTCGCGCGATTCATCAGGCGAGCCGCCGGCGCGACCAGGCGTTCATCGCGGTCAACTGCGCCGCGCTGACCGAGACGCTGCTCGAGTCCGAGCTCTTCGGCCACGAAAAAGGCGCGTTCACCGGCGCGACGGATCGCAAGCTCGGCCGATTCGAGCTGGCCGACAAGGGGACCCTGTTTCTCGACGAGGTCGGCGAGCTGAACCTCAATTGCCAGACCAAGTTCCTGCGCGTGCTCGAGGAGCAGGTGTTCGAGCGCGTCGGCGGCACCCGACCGATCCGCGTCGACGTGCGCGTCATCGCGGCGACCAACCGCGACCTCACCGACATGGTCCGGCGCGGCGCGTTTCGCGAGGATCTGTTTTACCGGCTCAGCGTCATCCACACGGTGGTGCCGCCGCTGCGCGCCCGGCGGGACGACATCCCGCTCCTCGCGGAGCACTTTCTGCAGATGCTCAGCGCGCAGGTGCCGCGGCGCATCGCCGGCTTCACCCCCGCGGCGCTCGCCGCGCTGCAGGCCCACCCGTGGCCCGGCAACGTGCGCGAGCTGCGCAACGCGGTCGAGTACGCGATCGTGCTCGGCACCGGCGAGTGGATCGACGCTTCCGACCTACCGCCCCACATCGCGGCGGCCGCGGCCGGAGCGCCCGCGCCGACGCCCGCCGTGGGCGTGCCGCCCGTTTCGGCCGCGGGCGTGCCGCCCGTCCCGGCCATGGGCGTGCCGCCCGTCCCGCCGGCCGCCGGCGCCCCGACTGCGGCGGCCGCGCCGCCGGTGGCCCCCATCGCGCCCGCCCCGCCGCCGGTGCGACCGAAATCCCTGCGCGAACTCGAGCGCGAGGGAATCATCGCCGCCCTGCGATCGACCGGCGGCAACAAGGCGCAGGCCGCTCAGCTGCTCGAGATCGACCGGTCCACCTTATATAAGAAGATAAAGGATTACGGCATCGACGTGTGAGCGCACCGGGTTCGCGCGCGCCTCGCACAAAAAAAAAACGGCGGAGCGTGCGCTCCGCCGTCTCCACGGCGCACCGAAGGGTGCGCGCTCGGACTACCAGCGACCGCGACCGCCGCCGCCGCGCTGCTTCGCGGTGGCGTGATCGCAGCGGATGGTGCGGCCGTCGAGGCTCGCCCCGTTCATCGCCTCGATCGCGCGATCGGCGTCCGCCGGCGCGTCGTAGGTGACGAACCCGAACCCGCGCGAGCGGCCCGTGTCGCGATCCGAGATCACCTTCGCCTCGAGAACCTGACCGTACGACGCGAATGCGTCCGCGAGGCCGCGATCGTCGGTGTCCCAGCTGAGGCCGCCTACAAATACCTTACTCGACATGAACTCTCCTGCTCCAGGTCCGCCTCGACGGGCGGACTCTCTCGATGGATGCGCGCTTGAACGGTAACGAATCGACTCGGCGCGCACCAACGAGGCAGAGCAGTTTGCTCAGCCGGCGAGACCCTTCGCTCGTCCTCTCTCAGGACGGCTCCCTTCTACCACTGCCGCGGCCCGCGACCAAGCGCTTTGTCGCGTTTTCTCGTTTGGGGCGTCATTTCAACGGACTGCGCGGACAGCCGCGCCGGCGAAACTGCCGATCAGCCGGCGAAACTACCGATCAGATCAAGATCGACAGCCTGCGGCGCGCATCGCGCACGAGGTCGTCGTCCTCGCACACGGCAAACAGCGCGACGAGCGCCCGGCGCGCGGCGGCGTCGCGCCAGTGACGCTCCGACTCCACCAGCGCGAGCAGCTCATCGAACGCGCCGCGAAAGTCGCCGCGCACCGCGCGGCAGCCGGCGCGCGCGTAGCGCGCCTCCGGGGCGTCGCCCGCGGGCTCGGCGCCGCCCGCGTCGCGGCACGCGCGCACGAGGTCGACCGCCGCGAGCAGCGCCTGCGCCGCGTCGTACTCGTCGGCCGCGGCGGACACCGCGCTCGCGTGGTGTTCGACGGCCTCGACGTCGCCGCGGTGAAACGCCACGCGGGCGGCCTCGAGTCGAACGGCCGGCCGATCCGGGTAGCGATCGGCGAGGGCGGCGAGCCGCGCGGCCGCGCCGTCCAGGTCGCCAGCGCGGCGAGCCGCGCGCGCGGCATCGAGTTCGGCTTCCCACTCGCTGCGCACGTGGCGCGCGAGAAACGCGCGGACGGCCGACTCCGGCAGCGCCCCAACGAACTCGTCGACCACGCGCCCGTCGACGAACAGCTTGCACGCCGGGATACCGCGGATGCCGAACCGAGACGCCAACCCCGGGTGCGCCTCCGTATCGACCTTGGCGACGATCAGCGCGCCGGCATAGTCGTCCGCGACGCGCTCGAGCACCGGGGCGAGCATGCGGCACGGCCCGCACCAGGCGGCCCAGAAGTCGACCAACACCGGCGTGTCGCGCGACGCGGCGACGACCGCCTGGTCGAAGTCGGCCTCGCCGACCTCTCGAACCCACCTCGATGCGCTCATGCCGACATCCTTTCGGCGCCGGCGGCCGCGTCGACCCACTGCGCCATCTGCCGGGCATCCACGAGACCGGAATGACGATGGACCACGTCGCCGCCGCGAAATACCGCGAACGTCGGAATGCCGCGGATCTGATAGCGAGCGGCCATCTCCGGGTGCGCCTCGGTGTTTACCTTGAGGACGATCGCGCGGCCGGCGCGGTCGCGCGCGAGCTGGTCGACGTGCGGCGCGGCCATGCGGCACGGCCCGCACCACGGAGCCCAGAAGTCGACGAACACCGGCACGCGCGCGGCGCGCACGATCGCGTCGAACTCCTCGGGGCCGACGTCGATCGGCGCCGCGAGCGGCGGCAGCGCCGCCTTGCAGGCGCCGCACCGGCCGCGGTCGGCGAGACGTTCGGGGGGGATGCGGTTGCGGCGACCGCAGGCGGGACAGGTCCGGATCATGCCGACAACGTGACCACGGCCGCGCCGGCGCGCAACCCGGGGCCGGGGCGGCACACGCGAATCTTGGCGTAGCCGACCGGCGATGCCGACGGGGCCGGGTCGGCCACGCCAGGCGGCCCCGTGCCGGTACGCGCGGACGCCGCCGGCGCGGGTCACATCCCACGAATCTTCGCGTAGCCGACGAGCGCCGACAGCGCGTGCTGCACGTAGTCGACCCGCACGTGCTGCCAGTCGTCGCCGACGAACCAGCGGCGCAGCGCGCGCCGGAAGCCGCCGCGGTGCGGACCGGCGGCGACCTGGCACGCGAGCGCGAACGCGATGCCGTCTTCGATCGCTTCGGCGAAACGGGCGCGCGCGGGATGATCGGAGCCGACCGCCAGCGCGATCGCCGCCAGGCCCTCGAGCCGCGTCGTCGTCGGCGTCACCCGCGCGTCGGGCGTGAACGCGCCGGCGGCCCCCGGCACGAGCCGCGTCCACCGCTGCTCGCGCCGCATCGCGTCGCCGAGCGCGATGGCGTGCGCGACGAGTTCGTCGCGCGTTACGGGCGGGTCGACCGCATCCGCGACGTGGGGCAACAGTCGCGCGATGGCGATCATGAGCCAGTGGTCGTTCGGCAGCCGCGCCATCTTGCGCTGGCGGTCGATGAGCGCGCGCGCCGCGCGCAGCGCGAGCGACAGCCACCGCGGATCGCGGTCGATCTCGTAGAGCATCGCGACGCCCAGGATCGCTTCGCCCGGGTAGTACAGCGAGTCGAAGTCGCGCGCGAACGCGTCGCGCTCCGAGTACTTGGACCGAAACGAGCCGTCGGGCCGCTGCATGAACTCGACGAACGCGCCGATCTGCCGCAACGTGTCGACGTCGACGACGCTCGGGTCCAGCGCGCGCGCCGCGATCAGCGCGACCAGACCGAGCCCGGCGCCGCCGAGCTTCGCCTCGCGCGCGCCGCCGGCCTCCTCTCCGGGCAGCGAAAACACCGCCGATCGCCCGGGGAGGCCGGCGACCGGCGCGACGTGGCGCGCGCGCAGGGTGCGCGCGGCCCGCACCAGGGTGTCGCGCACCGCGGGCGTCGGCCGCAACTCGTGGTACATCGCGA carries:
- the trxA gene encoding thioredoxin, with the translated sequence MSASRWVREVGEADFDQAVVAASRDTPVLVDFWAAWCGPCRMLAPVLERVADDYAGALIVAKVDTEAHPGLASRFGIRGIPACKLFVDGRVVDEFVGALPESAVRAFLARHVRSEWEAELDAARAARRAGDLDGAAARLAALADRYPDRPAVRLEAARVAFHRGDVEAVEHHASAVSAAADEYDAAQALLAAVDLVRACRDAGGAEPAGDAPEARYARAGCRAVRGDFRGAFDELLALVESERHWRDAAARRALVALFAVCEDDDLVRDARRRLSILI
- a CDS encoding FAD-dependent oxidoreductase gives rise to the protein MDRKGQAPPARAVSRRHRRARAHHLRTGPDPAAVRGRAAHRGVRPARRSQGGVPMTAAAAPDPRIHGYTHARRPPGVFGREDFYGDTVLGCDVVVVGSGAGGATAAAELAEAGFDVIVLEEGSYYGTGDFTPNALDMIRKMYRDGGASAAIGRPPILFQEGRTVGGSAVVNGGMSWRTPPRVLDHWRREFGLDGVSPAALEPYFERVERRIHVAYQDPETIGRDNQLLKQGADKLGWRIEPNLRNQLHCAGSNNCAFGCPTGAKQSTLVTYIPRALHFGARVYSNVRVDRIAHRGKRATGVVGHVVRENGTRGFRVVVRAKLVIAACGSIHTPALLARSGVRSPSGQLGRNLSMHPNVKVVALFDEEMRGWEGVHQAYQIREFAPYGIQTLAAVNVPPSILAMGMHGYGAELGDIMRDYKRCVVAGLLCEDSRYGHVKVVAGRPVAFYDLAPADFDRIKMGAARLCELLFEVGAHTIYTPFSGMEVVRSSDDARRIESAPIPRERTEVVTVHMMGTARMGARRSAAVTDEFGRVYDTEGLFVCDASLFPSAVGVNPCETIQTLSTRNAAHIIENRGRYLQ
- a CDS encoding RNA-binding protein, with protein sequence MSSKVFVGGLSWDTDDRGLADAFASYGQVLEAKVISDRDTGRSRGFGFVTYDAPADADRAIEAMNGASLDGRTIRCDHATAKQRGGGGRGRW
- a CDS encoding DUF309 domain-containing protein yields the protein MSPPGRPPPRYTSRPLPPYAFLPGRAPHPTRDPRGHSYGVAARADYLPADRWRDNDMYLWGIDLLNAGYPWEAHEAWEAVWTACRAAGDADQAAFVQGLIQLAAAEVHERLGEPDRAARIRARARAKLAAAPAGYLGLASRTPPLLLAE
- the trxC gene encoding thioredoxin TrxC produces the protein MIRTCPACGRRNRIPPERLADRGRCGACKAALPPLAAPIDVGPEEFDAIVRAARVPVFVDFWAPWCGPCRMAAPHVDQLARDRAGRAIVLKVNTEAHPEMAARYQIRGIPTFAVFRGGDVVHRHSGLVDARQMAQWVDAAAGAERMSA
- the lon gene encoding endopeptidase La, producing MTKTAKSGGESSVEIPEVIPVLPLRNSVLFPGSIIPIDVGRRKSVRLIEDAISRERPVIGILTQKDARTEDPGEDDLYGVGCAARILKVIKLAKDNFSVILQGVARVQVERLESTEPFITARVKPVPDPQTSDVELDALVMNLKDIAKRVVKLMPELPKEAGALVDSVTEPGHLADLITSNLELEVAEKQQILETFDLKDRMRAVLQFLSRQLEVLKVRERINTQVQEEMGRNQREYVLRQQLKAIKEELGELDDAGGDIDDFREKIAAAKMPEEAEKMALKQLDRLKGMQPSSAEYTVTRTYLEWLVELPWSKSTEDRIDLATVRQVLDEDHYDLDKVKKRIVEYMAVRKLKADKKGPILCLSGPPGVGKTSLGRSIARAIGREFVRVSLGGVRDEAEIRGHRRTYVGSLPGRIIQGIKKAGTNNPVFVLDEIDKLGHDFRGDPASALLEVLDPEQNSTFSDHYLEVTFDLSKVMFIATANQLDPIPWALRDRLEIIELPGYTPVEKLHIARSFLVPKQLEEHGLSPDQVEFTDEAIDRIIDNYTREAGVRNLSREIANVCRGVAVKVADGTVTGKQVIDAAAVEEYLGPIKFVSEVADRTSTPGVATGLAWTAVGGDILFIEATRMPGTGKLTLTGQLGEVMKESATAALSFIRSRAKELGLGDGNFLEKTDLHVHVPAGSVPKDGPSAGVTMYTALVSLLTGKTVRPDTAMTGEITLRGNVLQVGGIKEKLLAAHRAGIKRVLIPERNVKDLVDVPEQAREELEIIPIKHMDEVLPLALTELPDALKGLADKAPSPVVIDASGKARGPGGSEPTTQPPA
- a CDS encoding FHA domain-containing protein encodes the protein MALSRLVVIEGPDAGVEFPIPARGGGIGRGDDNAIQLSDLSVSRSHCTIELIDGRLALVDNKSTNRTLVNGKPITVHLLEQGDEIAIGKTRLAFIPGDGPKSKQRTIKPSRVTMEIGSGELLQVAREQVLGPDGRAQRHLAALARLGDALRAAGDRTSVAHAACDVAAEALAGDRAFVLVRDAAGRMMPIGSAVAARDPDGTSYDLAPDALDKVMSERKAIALEPRDDGGRRAVAAPLMSRNDEAPFGLLLVDRRPDSPLPAWDAIDLMACGCIAQLVSAAVAGVEARAALASENQRVVERFGGGWHFIGDSPPARQVLEFVGKVGPSDATVLLGGESGSGKEMVARAIHQASRRRDQAFIAVNCAALTETLLESELFGHEKGAFTGATDRKLGRFELADKGTLFLDEVGELNLNCQTKFLRVLEEQVFERVGGTRPIRVDVRVIAATNRDLTDMVRRGAFREDLFYRLSVIHTVVPPLRARRDDIPLLAEHFLQMLSAQVPRRIAGFTPAALAALQAHPWPGNVRELRNAVEYAIVLGTGEWIDASDLPPHIAAAAAGAPAPTPAVGVPPVSAAGVPPVPAMGVPPVPPAAGAPTAAAAPPVAPIAPAPPPVRPKSLRELEREGIIAALRSTGGNKAQAAQLLEIDRSTLYKKIKDYGIDV
- a CDS encoding FadR family transcriptional regulator, coding for MPPVAAESAAPAESAADAVFEAILAGIVRGDYPPRSRLPAERDLARQLGASRPTLREALGRLAEWNLVEARRGSGVVVRDRSDWSIEVLPAFLRYGGGSVPPRELVQMIDDLLALRRALVVEVVALVAPRVDAARLAAARDAAERAWRARDDAAAFARDDFALIRAIVDAAGFLPGVWLINRLAGVYLDLARTITGAAPPPDDYLDTATSLIDALARGDATGAVAIERAYLERHDARLLARIRGDSR